Proteins encoded in a region of the Cyanobacteria bacterium QS_8_64_29 genome:
- the rpsP gene encoding 30S ribosomal protein S16 yields MVKLRLKRFGKKRQASYRIIAINHSAPRDGRPLEELGYYNPRSDETRLNVPAIVKWLQNGAQPTQTVRQILEKAQVYQQLHAS; encoded by the coding sequence ATGGTCAAACTGCGACTGAAGCGCTTTGGCAAAAAGCGCCAAGCCAGCTACCGCATCATTGCCATCAACCACAGCGCCCCGCGCGACGGGCGTCCGCTGGAGGAGCTGGGCTACTACAACCCGCGCAGCGACGAAACGCGGCTGAACGTGCCAGCGATTGTCAAGTGGCTCCAAAACGGGGCCCAGCCCACCCAAACCGTCCGGCAAATTCTAGAGAAGGCCCAGGTCTATCAGC
- a CDS encoding signal recognition particle protein, producing MFEALSERLEQAWKTVRGQDKISASNIQDALREVRRALLAADVNYEVVKAVVSDIEQKAQGAEVISGVSPEQQFIKIVNDELARIMGETHVPLAQAETSPMIVLMAGLQGSGKTTASAKLALHLRKEQRSALMIATDVYRPAAVDQLVTLGQQTEVPVFEKGTDADPVEVAREGIERAREQGIDTAIIDTAGRQQIDDDMMAELARIEEAVSPHEVLLVVDAMTGQEAANLARTFHEHVGITGNILTKLDGDSRGGAALSVRHVSGQPIKFAGTGEKVEPLQPFHPDRMASRILGMGDVVSLVERAQEEIDMADAEQMQAKMLEARFDFNDFLKQMRLLKNMGSFGSIMKLIPGMNKLSGDDLEKGKVQLKRTEAAINSMTPEERSDPDLLAQSPSRRRRVANGSGQKETDISKLIGDFTKMRGMMQQMGQGNAPNLPGMGNMGNLLGGGQGAAPQPSAKPKKKKKKKKKGFGELW from the coding sequence ATGTTTGAAGCCCTCTCCGAACGGTTGGAGCAAGCCTGGAAAACAGTTCGCGGCCAGGACAAAATCTCTGCTTCCAACATCCAGGATGCCCTGCGGGAGGTGCGGCGCGCCCTGCTAGCAGCCGATGTCAACTACGAGGTAGTCAAAGCGGTCGTCAGCGACATCGAGCAGAAAGCGCAGGGCGCTGAGGTAATTTCGGGCGTTAGCCCCGAGCAACAGTTCATCAAAATCGTCAACGACGAGCTGGCGCGCATTATGGGGGAGACCCACGTCCCCCTGGCCCAGGCCGAGACCTCGCCCATGATCGTGCTGATGGCCGGCTTGCAAGGCAGCGGCAAGACCACGGCCTCGGCCAAGCTGGCCTTACACCTGCGCAAAGAGCAGCGCAGCGCCCTCATGATTGCAACTGACGTCTACCGGCCGGCTGCGGTAGATCAGCTCGTCACGCTGGGGCAGCAGACCGAGGTTCCGGTTTTTGAAAAGGGCACGGACGCCGATCCGGTCGAGGTCGCCCGCGAGGGGATCGAGCGGGCCCGCGAGCAGGGCATCGATACCGCCATCATCGATACGGCCGGGCGCCAGCAAATCGATGACGACATGATGGCCGAGCTGGCGCGCATTGAAGAGGCCGTCTCGCCGCACGAAGTCCTGCTGGTGGTCGATGCCATGACGGGCCAGGAAGCTGCCAATCTGGCCCGGACGTTTCACGAGCACGTTGGCATCACCGGCAACATCCTGACCAAGCTCGATGGCGACAGCCGCGGCGGGGCGGCGCTGTCGGTGCGCCACGTTTCGGGGCAGCCGATCAAGTTTGCCGGCACCGGCGAGAAGGTCGAGCCCTTGCAGCCCTTTCACCCAGACCGCATGGCCTCGCGCATCCTGGGCATGGGCGATGTGGTCTCGCTAGTGGAGCGGGCCCAGGAAGAAATCGACATGGCCGATGCCGAGCAGATGCAGGCCAAAATGCTCGAGGCCCGGTTCGATTTCAACGACTTTCTCAAGCAAATGCGGCTGCTGAAAAACATGGGCTCGTTCGGCAGCATCATGAAGCTAATCCCGGGCATGAACAAGCTCAGCGGCGACGATCTGGAAAAGGGGAAGGTACAGCTCAAGCGCACCGAAGCCGCCATTAACTCCATGACGCCCGAGGAGCGCTCGGATCCGGATCTGCTGGCGCAATCGCCCAGCCGCCGCCGCCGCGTGGCCAACGGTTCGGGGCAGAAAGAAACCGACATCAGCAAGCTAATCGGTGATTTCACCAAAATGCGCGGGATGATGCAGCAAATGGGGCAGGGCAATGCGCCCAACCTGCCCGGGATGGGCAATATGGGCAACCTGTTGGGCGGCGGTCAAGGGGCAGCACCGCAGCCTAGCGCCAAACCCAAAAAGAAAAAGAAGAAAAAGAAAAAGGGCTTTGGCGAGCTGTGGTAA
- a CDS encoding 16S rRNA (cytosine(967)-C(5))-methyltransferase (catalyzes the methylation of cytosine at position 967 (m5C967) of 16S rRNA; SAM-dependent methyltransferase): protein MAAARQAALAALRQFYRQGAYADVALDRALSRQAEQDGPMPRADSGFAAELTYGTIRRKRTLDALIDCLGRKPAHQQPLALRMVLQLGLYQLRYLPHIPEAAAVHTSVELAKANRLRRLASVVNGMLRQYARQAASGTDPLPLPSDPTQRLGIAYSLPDWIVATWQQQLDAAETERLCAWCNQPPVVDLRINPLQTSRDHALAAVAAGLPAGSNCEYVSALPQALRLQGGAGSLQALPGYREGWWSVQDSSAQLVGHLLAPQPGEMVVDACAAPGGKSTHIAELMGDCGTVWACDHDPRRLQKVRQNAQRLRLQAVRTQAGDVRALSQFQTSADRVLLDAPCSGLGTLHRRPDLRWRQTPARAAELAALQRELLAHAAAWVKPGGVLVYATCTLNSSENGEVVRAFLQAHPEWRIQPPSAHSPAAPFADPWGPIAIWPTRHQMDGFFMVRLQRASPPS from the coding sequence ATGGCCGCAGCCCGCCAAGCCGCGCTTGCCGCGCTACGCCAGTTCTACCGGCAAGGGGCCTATGCCGACGTCGCCCTCGATCGCGCGCTGTCGCGGCAGGCCGAGCAGGACGGCCCCATGCCGCGCGCCGATAGTGGCTTTGCGGCCGAGCTGACCTACGGCACCATCCGCCGCAAGCGCACGCTCGATGCGCTCATCGATTGCCTGGGTCGCAAGCCAGCCCACCAGCAACCGCTGGCGCTGCGCATGGTCTTGCAGTTGGGGTTGTACCAGCTGCGCTACCTGCCCCACATCCCCGAGGCCGCTGCCGTCCATACCAGCGTCGAGCTGGCCAAGGCTAACCGCTTGCGCCGGCTGGCCTCGGTAGTCAACGGCATGCTGCGGCAGTACGCGCGCCAGGCTGCCAGCGGTACTGATCCGCTGCCGCTACCCAGCGACCCAACGCAGCGCTTGGGCATCGCTTACAGCTTGCCTGATTGGATCGTCGCCACCTGGCAGCAGCAGCTCGATGCAGCCGAAACCGAGCGCCTGTGTGCCTGGTGCAATCAGCCCCCGGTGGTTGACTTGCGGATCAACCCGCTGCAAACCAGCCGCGATCACGCGCTAGCTGCGGTTGCAGCCGGTTTGCCGGCTGGCAGCAATTGCGAGTACGTGAGTGCTCTCCCCCAGGCCCTGCGCTTGCAGGGTGGGGCCGGATCGCTGCAGGCCCTGCCCGGCTACCGCGAGGGCTGGTGGAGCGTCCAGGACAGCAGTGCCCAGTTGGTGGGTCACCTGCTGGCACCGCAACCGGGCGAGATGGTCGTTGATGCCTGCGCCGCCCCCGGCGGCAAAAGCACGCACATCGCCGAGCTCATGGGCGATTGCGGGACAGTCTGGGCCTGCGATCACGACCCCCGTCGGTTGCAGAAAGTGCGGCAGAACGCGCAGCGCCTGCGGCTGCAGGCGGTTCGCACGCAAGCAGGCGACGTGCGCGCGCTCTCGCAATTCCAAACCAGCGCCGATCGAGTGCTGCTCGATGCCCCCTGCTCGGGGCTAGGAACCCTCCACCGGCGCCCCGACCTACGCTGGCGGCAAACGCCAGCTCGGGCGGCCGAGCTAGCAGCGCTGCAGCGCGAGCTGCTCGCGCACGCGGCTGCCTGGGTCAAGCCCGGTGGCGTTTTGGTCTATGCTACCTGTACCCTTAACAGCAGCGAAAATGGGGAGGTCGTGCGCGCGTTTCTACAGGCCCATCCCGAGTGGCGGATCCAGCCGCCATCCGCGCACTCGCCGGCGGCCCCGTTTGCCGACCCCTGGGGGCCGATCGCCATTTGGCCCACGCGCCACCAGATGGACGGGTTTTTCATGGTCCGCTTGCAGCGCGCATCGCCGCCTAGCTAG
- a CDS encoding oxidoreductase: MARLILLTGASRGLGRAMAQGFAQAGHTVLGCARDPQAVAALNRQLGEAHDFDAVDVADAAQVEAWRDRLLAAYGCPDLLVNNAGLANDLNPLWAVPQAEFDRVIDANIKGVANVIRAFVPAAIARQRGIIVNFSSGWGRSTSPQVGPYCTTKWAIEGMTRSLAQELPAGMAAIPLNPGIIHTDMLETCFGERAAQFTPIEDWAARAVPFLLGLDPKDNGKPLSVPAG; encoded by the coding sequence ATGGCAAGACTGATTCTGCTCACGGGAGCCAGCCGGGGCCTGGGGCGGGCCATGGCCCAGGGCTTTGCCCAGGCCGGCCATACCGTGCTGGGCTGCGCGCGCGATCCCCAAGCTGTGGCGGCGCTCAACCGGCAGCTGGGGGAAGCGCACGATTTCGATGCGGTCGATGTGGCCGATGCTGCCCAGGTTGAGGCGTGGCGCGACCGGCTCCTGGCCGCCTACGGTTGCCCCGATTTGCTTGTCAACAATGCCGGGTTGGCTAACGATCTCAATCCACTGTGGGCCGTACCGCAGGCCGAGTTTGATCGCGTCATCGATGCCAATATCAAAGGCGTGGCGAACGTCATCCGGGCTTTTGTCCCCGCTGCGATCGCGCGCCAGCGCGGCATTATCGTCAACTTTAGCTCCGGCTGGGGGCGCTCCACCTCACCCCAGGTCGGCCCCTACTGCACGACCAAATGGGCCATCGAGGGCATGACGCGCTCGCTAGCGCAAGAATTGCCGGCCGGCATGGCGGCCATTCCGCTCAACCCCGGCATCATCCATACGGACATGCTGGAGACCTGCTTTGGCGAGCGCGCCGCGCAGTTCACGCCAATCGAGGATTGGGCGGCGCGCGCTGTCCCGTTTCTGCTAGGGCTTGACCCCAAGGACAACGGCAAGCCGTTGAGCGTGCCGGCTGGCTGA
- a CDS encoding tRNA (uridine(34)/cytosine(34)/5-carboxymethylaminomethyluridine(34)-2'-O)-methyltransferase TrmL, whose product MPNVVLVQPQIPPNTGSVARTCAATRTELHLVGELGFEISDRYLKRAGLDYWPYVDWHYHPDWAQFQAHRRQAGGRAVGLSASRGAQNYAHYAFAPNDWLLFGSETDGLPDAVLAACDTTLYIPIQQPQVRSFNLSVSVAIVLFEAQRQLGRLA is encoded by the coding sequence ATGCCCAACGTGGTTCTGGTTCAGCCGCAAATCCCGCCTAACACGGGCAGCGTCGCGCGCACCTGTGCTGCCACGCGCACCGAGCTGCACCTGGTGGGCGAGCTCGGGTTCGAGATTAGCGATCGCTATCTCAAGCGCGCTGGCTTGGACTACTGGCCCTACGTCGATTGGCACTACCACCCCGATTGGGCCCAATTCCAGGCCCACCGCCGGCAGGCAGGCGGGCGCGCCGTTGGCCTATCGGCCTCTAGGGGCGCGCAAAACTACGCACACTACGCGTTTGCTCCCAACGACTGGCTGCTGTTTGGCAGCGAAACCGATGGCTTGCCCGATGCCGTGCTGGCGGCCTGCGATACCACCCTCTACATTCCCATCCAGCAGCCACAGGTGCGCAGCTTCAACCTCTCGGTGAGCGTCGCCATTGTCCTGTTCGAAGCGCAACGGCAGTTGGGCCGCTTGGCCTGA
- the gshA gene encoding putative glutamate--cysteine ligase, with amino-acid sequence MLLPKGFEVEIYTGTPQGEVVGFADRIVRDLHGFVIEPDNRNVEYTTAPLYDYDRLLCALVRPRLKLRSYLQQWGDYTLLPGSALALGGSDRFYRTDPGNPYHDFIERAYGTRVVTASVHINVGFDDPETLMQACRLVQVEAPLYLALSASSPFLDGQASGQHSTRWGMFPRTPSRVPLFESHWHHIRWMEEQLASGTIQNVRHLWASVRPNGDRRPYNLNRLELRICDLIADPVILLAVTALLEARLTQMLRDPSLDPLEISTLPAGTRAQDLLDLTDANETAAARSSLDAQLRHWQDGRPVRARDWIAQLYQQVQPIAQQQGFSCFLSPIQTLLRDGNTAQQWLQQYERGRPIRSILQAAIAGTERGDRELEERLCQLLAA; translated from the coding sequence GTGCTGCTACCGAAAGGCTTTGAGGTCGAGATTTACACCGGCACCCCCCAAGGCGAGGTCGTCGGCTTTGCCGATCGCATCGTCCGCGACCTGCACGGGTTTGTTATCGAACCGGACAACCGCAACGTTGAATACACTACAGCCCCGCTCTACGACTACGACCGCTTGCTTTGCGCCCTAGTGCGGCCGCGCCTGAAGCTGCGCTCCTACCTGCAACAGTGGGGCGACTACACGCTACTGCCCGGCAGCGCCCTGGCATTGGGTGGTAGCGATCGCTTCTACCGCACCGATCCCGGCAATCCCTATCACGACTTTATCGAGCGCGCTTACGGGACGCGCGTGGTTACCGCCAGCGTGCATATCAACGTGGGCTTTGACGATCCCGAAACGCTCATGCAGGCCTGCCGGTTGGTTCAAGTCGAGGCCCCGCTTTATTTGGCCTTGAGCGCCTCCTCGCCCTTTTTGGATGGGCAAGCGAGCGGCCAGCACTCCACGCGCTGGGGCATGTTTCCGCGCACCCCATCCCGGGTGCCGCTGTTTGAGAGCCACTGGCACCACATTCGCTGGATGGAGGAGCAGCTCGCTAGCGGCACGATCCAAAACGTGCGCCACTTGTGGGCCTCGGTGCGACCCAACGGCGACCGGCGGCCCTATAACCTCAACCGCCTGGAGCTGCGCATCTGCGATCTGATTGCCGATCCGGTCATACTGCTGGCGGTAACGGCGCTGCTGGAGGCCCGCCTGACCCAGATGCTGCGCGACCCCAGCTTGGACCCGCTCGAGATCAGTACGCTACCGGCAGGCACGCGCGCCCAGGACTTGCTGGATCTGACCGATGCCAACGAAACGGCTGCCGCCCGCAGCAGCCTCGATGCCCAGCTGCGCCACTGGCAGGACGGCCGCCCCGTTCGCGCTCGCGACTGGATCGCGCAGCTCTACCAGCAGGTGCAGCCCATCGCGCAGCAGCAAGGCTTTAGCTGCTTTCTCTCACCCATCCAGACCCTGTTGCGCGATGGCAATACGGCGCAACAGTGGCTGCAGCAATACGAACGCGGTCGCCCCATCCGCTCCATCCTGCAGGCTGCCATTGCAGGCACCGAGCGCGGCGATCGCGAGCTGGAAGAGCGCCTCTGCCAGCTGTTGGCAGCCTAG
- a CDS encoding histone deacetylase, with amino-acid sequence MALPIVYHPSYVVPLPAGHRFPMAKFRQLYALLQAQGIARREWVHQPQKPPRAWLELAHDRDYVEAYCNGTLSERAQRRIGLPWSPALVERTQIAIGGGVLTARLALRYGLACNTAGGTHHAHPNYGSGFCIFNDLAVAARVAQQRGWARRIAIVDLDVHQGDGTAAIFRGDPNTFTFSMHCGVNFPSRKQASDCDVALPQGLDDRGYLQCLARYIPDWLSQVRPDLVLYDAGVDPHADDRLGKLALSEAGLYQRDWHVLSACLAAGYPVAGAIGGGYADDLASLARRHALLHRAASEAFRYYHL; translated from the coding sequence ATGGCGCTGCCCATTGTCTACCATCCCAGTTACGTCGTCCCCCTGCCGGCGGGCCATCGCTTTCCCATGGCCAAGTTCCGCCAGCTCTACGCGCTGCTGCAGGCCCAGGGCATCGCGAGGCGCGAGTGGGTGCATCAGCCCCAAAAGCCGCCCCGAGCGTGGCTGGAGCTAGCCCACGATCGCGACTACGTTGAGGCTTACTGCAACGGGACGCTCTCGGAGCGGGCACAGCGCCGGATCGGCCTGCCCTGGAGCCCGGCACTGGTCGAACGGACCCAAATTGCCATCGGCGGTGGCGTGCTCACCGCTCGGCTGGCCCTGCGCTACGGCTTGGCTTGCAATACCGCGGGCGGGACGCACCACGCCCACCCCAACTACGGCTCGGGGTTTTGCATTTTTAACGATCTGGCCGTCGCAGCGCGCGTGGCGCAACAACGCGGATGGGCGCGCCGGATCGCGATCGTGGATTTGGACGTGCACCAAGGCGATGGTACGGCCGCCATTTTTCGCGGCGATCCCAACACGTTCACCTTCTCCATGCACTGCGGGGTCAACTTTCCTAGCCGCAAGCAGGCCAGCGACTGCGACGTCGCGCTGCCGCAAGGGCTAGACGATCGCGGCTACTTGCAATGCCTGGCACGCTACATCCCGGATTGGCTGAGCCAAGTGCGCCCCGATCTGGTGCTCTACGACGCGGGGGTCGATCCGCACGCTGATGATCGCTTGGGCAAGCTAGCCCTCTCGGAGGCTGGCCTCTACCAGCGCGATTGGCACGTACTGAGCGCGTGCCTGGCGGCAGGCTATCCCGTTGCGGGCGCCATTGGCGGCGGCTATGCCGACGACCTTGCCAGCCTGGCCCGGCGCCACGCGCTGCTGCATCGTGCCGCGAGCGAAGCGTTTCGCTACTACCACCTGTAG
- a CDS encoding serine--tRNA ligase: MLDLKQIREQPERVQQRLNQRDPELDLQPILKLDEQLRELQATRSQLQARSNEIGKLIGHKKQAGSGADGGEIEALQQEGNQLKSQLSELEPQERALKQQQTDLLLGMPNLPSESTPVGQSDEDNVEIRRWGDELIPQRSDLHSHWAIGQQLGILQTDRAVKVAQSRFVNLVGTGAALERALIAFMLDRQIAAGYLEVMPPVLVNRDTMTGTGQLPKFGEESFNCERDDLWLSPTAEVPVTNLYREEVLDASQLPIYHCAYTPCFRREAGSYGQDTRGLIRLHQFNKVELVKLVHPETSPQEHESLVRDAEAILQALELPYRVMELCTGDLGFGAAKCYDLEVWLPSSRAYREISSCSNFSDFQARRAGIRFKVPGQKGTQFAHTLNGSGLAIGRTMAAILENFQQPDGSVTVPAALQPYLQRETIAA, translated from the coding sequence GTGCTCGATCTCAAGCAAATCCGCGAGCAGCCCGAACGCGTCCAGCAGCGGCTCAACCAGCGCGATCCCGAGCTGGACCTCCAGCCCATCCTAAAGCTCGACGAGCAGCTGCGCGAGCTCCAAGCAACCCGAAGCCAGCTGCAGGCGCGCAGCAACGAGATCGGCAAGCTCATCGGGCACAAAAAGCAAGCAGGCAGCGGCGCCGATGGCGGCGAAATTGAAGCCCTGCAACAAGAAGGCAACCAGCTCAAAAGCCAACTAAGCGAGCTGGAGCCCCAGGAGCGGGCGCTCAAGCAGCAGCAGACCGACCTGCTGCTCGGGATGCCCAATTTGCCCAGCGAGTCCACCCCTGTAGGGCAAAGCGATGAAGACAACGTCGAGATTCGGCGCTGGGGCGACGAGCTCATCCCGCAGCGCAGCGATCTGCACTCGCATTGGGCGATCGGCCAGCAGCTGGGCATCCTGCAAACCGATCGCGCTGTCAAGGTGGCGCAGAGCCGCTTTGTCAATTTGGTAGGGACCGGGGCAGCGCTGGAGCGCGCGCTGATCGCCTTCATGCTCGACCGCCAAATTGCGGCGGGCTATTTGGAAGTCATGCCCCCAGTTCTGGTCAACCGCGACACCATGACCGGAACGGGCCAGCTTCCCAAATTTGGCGAGGAGAGCTTCAATTGCGAGCGCGACGATCTGTGGCTGAGCCCCACGGCGGAAGTGCCGGTGACCAACCTGTACCGCGAGGAGGTCCTAGACGCCTCGCAGCTGCCCATCTACCACTGCGCTTATACGCCCTGCTTCCGCCGCGAAGCGGGGAGCTACGGCCAAGACACCCGCGGCCTGATCCGGCTGCACCAGTTCAATAAAGTCGAGTTGGTCAAGCTCGTCCACCCCGAGACCTCGCCGCAGGAGCACGAGTCGCTGGTGCGCGATGCCGAAGCCATCCTGCAAGCGCTCGAGCTGCCCTACCGCGTCATGGAGCTTTGCACGGGCGATTTGGGCTTTGGCGCTGCCAAGTGCTACGACCTCGAGGTCTGGCTGCCTTCCTCGCGGGCTTACCGCGAAATTTCTAGCTGCTCTAACTTTAGCGACTTTCAAGCGCGCCGGGCCGGCATTCGGTTCAAAGTGCCCGGCCAAAAAGGCACGCAGTTCGCCCACACGCTCAATGGCTCGGGGCTGGCGATCGGGCGGACCATGGCCGCCATTTTGGAGAACTTCCAACAGCCCGATGGCTCGGTCACGGTACCGGCTGCGTTGCAGCCCTACCTGCAGCGCGAGACTATTGCGGCTTAG
- a CDS encoding cofactor assembly of complex C subunit B, giving the protein MAVGLIFFIRAASKDRTRQVQLVAPESEAELLPRLQAYLDRRAYRIDSVDATGNGATFWGYVRPSWFLAAFLTLLAACGCLCLALIGTLLWPERGEWFAASLLLAPAAGGYYWQKAGRIERVSVQIEPAPEVGNGSRITVTAHRDEIRQLQQQLGWARAPEPQA; this is encoded by the coding sequence ATGGCAGTCGGGTTGATCTTTTTCATCCGCGCTGCCTCCAAAGATCGCACCCGCCAAGTGCAGCTGGTGGCGCCCGAGTCGGAAGCCGAGCTGCTGCCCAGGCTACAGGCCTACCTCGACCGCCGCGCTTACCGCATCGACAGCGTGGACGCCACGGGCAATGGGGCAACATTCTGGGGGTACGTCCGCCCGAGCTGGTTTCTGGCGGCGTTTCTAACCCTGCTGGCAGCCTGCGGTTGCCTCTGCCTGGCGCTGATTGGGACCTTACTCTGGCCCGAGCGCGGCGAGTGGTTTGCCGCTTCCCTCCTGCTCGCGCCAGCCGCGGGCGGCTACTACTGGCAAAAAGCCGGCCGCATCGAGCGCGTTTCGGTCCAGATTGAGCCGGCGCCCGAGGTCGGCAATGGCAGCCGCATCACCGTTACGGCGCACCGCGACGAGATCCGCCAGCTCCAGCAGCAGTTGGGGTGGGCGCGCGCGCCTGAGCCGCAGGCATGA
- a CDS encoding DUF3155 domain-containing protein, with protein MARKRKRKSHRRQEGRKILEAVPQYDLDSGDDKPVTAARKYVAAQGIAPPAVLLVRRNEHTTDRYFWAEKGLFGAQYVEENHFLFPSLQPFDSEQEEWAEADVASVGHQS; from the coding sequence TTGGCAAGAAAGCGCAAGCGCAAGAGCCATCGCCGCCAAGAAGGCCGCAAGATTTTAGAGGCTGTTCCCCAATATGACCTCGATAGCGGCGACGATAAGCCCGTCACAGCAGCGCGCAAGTATGTGGCAGCGCAAGGCATCGCACCCCCCGCCGTGTTGCTAGTGCGGCGCAACGAGCACACCACCGATCGCTACTTCTGGGCTGAGAAGGGGCTGTTTGGTGCGCAGTACGTGGAAGAAAACCACTTTCTGTTCCCTAGCTTGCAACCGTTCGATAGCGAGCAGGAGGAATGGGCCGAAGCCGATGTAGCCTCAGTGGGCCACCAAAGCTAG
- a CDS encoding sensor histidine kinase: MSDPARPAVAPSSEFVSLCQSQLGWLQQALGATQGAVYLAQASGETRELVPVAVQHAPSNTPHTNSEQHSPTTGAETEGPSELPSHPELPASARALALPQRSNEGQLIAWQDESLWQGQQVVVPLVHQNTAIGLLVAQRGDREWNQREFFQIQHSAQTLALAGVLDWRQRRYQQQLNRQWQRQQRDRERLDELLHQIRNPVTALRTFGKLLAQRLQGDERNRGMADSVLREGERLQSLLQAFERHVDAMAECETDSVASEAAPALASPADVPSASSLLLEGSTLEPLSAVEVLQPLLDSIAPTAQEKHLTLETELPKDLPPIRADRGALREAIGNVLNNAVAYTPAGGTVTVRAAQAPQPGWQGITVRDSGPGIPPAEQAQIFERHYRGTQHASSTQGSGLGLPIAQSLLERMGGTIELTSPLDESGGTAFTLWLPEAE; encoded by the coding sequence ATGTCGGATCCCGCTCGCCCGGCTGTAGCGCCCAGCTCGGAATTTGTCAGCCTCTGCCAGTCGCAGCTGGGTTGGCTGCAGCAGGCGTTGGGCGCTACGCAAGGCGCCGTTTATTTAGCACAAGCGAGCGGCGAGACGCGCGAGCTGGTGCCGGTTGCCGTCCAGCACGCGCCCAGCAACACCCCCCATACCAACAGCGAGCAGCACTCGCCTACCACCGGCGCCGAGACAGAAGGCCCCAGCGAGCTGCCCTCCCATCCCGAACTGCCAGCCAGTGCCCGAGCGCTAGCGTTGCCGCAGCGCTCTAACGAAGGCCAGCTGATCGCCTGGCAGGATGAGTCGCTCTGGCAGGGCCAGCAGGTGGTGGTACCGCTAGTGCATCAAAACACCGCCATTGGCTTGTTGGTGGCGCAGCGCGGGGACCGCGAGTGGAACCAGCGCGAGTTCTTCCAGATCCAGCACTCGGCCCAAACGCTAGCGCTGGCCGGCGTTTTGGATTGGCGCCAACGGCGCTACCAGCAGCAGCTCAATCGGCAATGGCAGCGCCAGCAGCGCGATCGCGAGCGCTTGGACGAGCTACTGCACCAAATTCGCAATCCGGTCACGGCCCTGCGCACCTTTGGCAAGCTGCTAGCCCAACGCTTGCAGGGGGACGAGCGCAACCGCGGCATGGCTGACAGCGTCTTGCGCGAAGGCGAGCGCCTGCAATCGCTGCTGCAAGCCTTCGAGCGGCACGTCGATGCCATGGCTGAGTGCGAGACAGACTCGGTTGCGAGCGAGGCTGCGCCTGCCCTAGCGAGTCCTGCCGATGTGCCAAGTGCGAGTTCGCTGCTGCTGGAAGGCTCTACGCTCGAACCCCTCAGCGCTGTCGAGGTGCTGCAACCCCTGCTCGACTCAATAGCCCCCACGGCCCAGGAGAAGCACCTTACCCTCGAGACCGAGCTGCCCAAGGATCTGCCCCCCATTCGTGCCGATCGCGGCGCCCTGCGCGAGGCGATCGGCAACGTGCTCAACAATGCCGTTGCCTACACCCCCGCTGGCGGAACGGTGACGGTACGCGCCGCCCAGGCCCCGCAGCCAGGCTGGCAGGGGATAACCGTTCGCGATAGCGGGCCTGGGATTCCACCCGCCGAGCAGGCGCAGATTTTCGAGCGGCACTATCGCGGCACCCAGCACGCCAGCAGCACGCAAGGGAGCGGTCTGGGCCTACCCATTGCCCAGTCGCTGCTCGAGCGCATGGGCGGCACTATCGAGCTAACGAGCCCGCTCGATGAATCGGGCGGTACGGCATTCACCTTGTGGTTGCCCGAGGCCGAATAA
- a CDS encoding peroxiredoxin, which produces MNYPSECLRVGQQAPDFSATAVVDQEFKTISLSGYRGQYVVLFFYPLDFTFVCPTEIASFSDRHNEFKELGAEVLGVSVDSEFSHLAWIQTDRKSGGIGDINYPLVSDLKKEISTAYNVLKPDEGIALRGLFIIDRDGIIQHSTVNHKAFGRNVDEVLRTLKAIQYVDNHPDEVCPEGWQPGEKTMNPDPEKSKVYFSAVN; this is translated from the coding sequence ATGAACTATCCATCGGAATGCTTGCGCGTCGGGCAACAAGCACCGGACTTTAGCGCGACGGCCGTCGTCGACCAGGAATTCAAAACGATTAGCCTATCCGGCTATCGCGGCCAGTACGTCGTTCTGTTTTTCTACCCGCTCGACTTTACCTTCGTCTGCCCCACCGAGATCGCATCCTTTAGCGATCGCCACAACGAGTTCAAGGAACTGGGCGCCGAAGTGCTTGGCGTCTCGGTCGACAGCGAGTTCTCTCACCTAGCCTGGATTCAAACTGATCGCAAATCGGGCGGCATCGGCGATATCAACTACCCGCTCGTCTCCGATCTGAAAAAAGAGATTAGCACGGCCTACAACGTGCTCAAGCCCGATGAAGGCATTGCCCTACGGGGGCTGTTCATCATCGATCGGGACGGCATCATCCAGCACTCCACGGTCAACCACAAAGCCTTCGGCCGCAACGTTGACGAAGTGCTGCGCACGCTCAAGGCCATCCAGTACGTGGACAACCACCCGGACGAGGTTTGCCCCGAAGGCTGGCAGCCCGGCGAGAAAACCATGAACCCTGATCCCGAAAAATCCAAGGTCTATTTCTCCGCCGTTAACTAA